ACAGGGGCCAAGAGATGAATTCATTATGGGCTGCATTTGATCCATTTTCTACCTCCAGAGCTGTGCTACGATTTCGTTTGTCTTGGAAGTGAATTCTACGAGGCCGCCCCATTCCGACACTGACTTCTTATCGCTCCCGGGATCGAGTGAAGAAATATCTTCAGTAACCACGCCAGCCTCGGTTGGTCTGAAGTAGTTGACAACGAGCTTCTTGTTCTCTAAATCCTTTATTAGTTTGTTCGTATTTGCCGTTGCTTTTAGTTCGAAAAGGTCGAGGAGAAGCTTCCTCTTTTTGTCCGCAGTTGCTTCAGGATGATATACAATCTCATTTATGGCCCACACCAGTTCGATTATTCCTGATGAGTGAGTTGAGAGCAAGACTTTATAATTCCTGCTCAACAGCTCAACTATAGTAAGAAAGACATCCCTAATTGCAAGCGGGTGAAGGCTTGCCTCTGGCTCTTCAACAATGACCCAGTTCACACCTTGCTTTTTCGAGACTTTTGCCGAAGGCAGCAGCCAGAACAATCCAAGTAGTAACGGGGCAAATTCCCTTTGACCTGCAGACCAGGTCATGATGGGCATTGATACTCCAGCAACCTCCAGCATGATTCTCTTCCTAAGGCCTACATCTAGTTTCAATTTGCCTTCTCTCATTATGGATTTCTGCAGCGCGTCCCTTATCTCTTTCTTGAAGTATCCGTCTCTCGGAAAGATAGGGATGCCGCCCTTCCCAAGGCCGGAATCCATTATGCGCCTGATCTTCTCGCTGAAGTCCTTAACAACGAAAGGGTACGTAGCATCGAAAGAGGTGAAAGGAAGTGGCCACCCGGCAGAGATAATCAGAACTCGTTGAGCGGGTATATAAAACACCTTTGGCCCTTTGCCATTTCCACCTGATCTCTTCACGTGAGTTTCGATCTGAAACTTTCTTCCGTTAAGTCCAATGCAGCTCTGAGAATTCCATATCGCCTGCATCCCTTCGCCAAAATAGACTGGCAAGAAACTCTCGAGCTCATTCTTCCAATCAAAGCCAAACTTCTTCAATTCTCTGACTATGCCAGCGTGATCAACGCAGAACTTGAACAACTGAAGAAAGATGCTTTTACCCGTTGCTTGTGGCCCGACGAGAACGGTCAGGTCACCGGCCGAAATGTCTGCTTTTTTTATCGGCCCGATATTCTCAAGAACGACTCTCACGGAGAACCCTCCCTTCTTCCTGTGCTGCTTAGGCTATACAAGACAATTATATCAATTTCCGCATGAGTTCCTGAATCTTCAACCAAACCACACAAAGTAAGGCCTTTCCTTCAATAAAATAGGGACTCTATTATTTTCATTTCGGAAACGTTGTTCTACGTTCCAGTGTGCCAAGAAGGCGAAGAAGGGAACTTCAAGCCATGCTTAATTGAAGATGAGGGAGGGCCCCTCGAAGCCGTCATGCAGGTGGAGGCTTCAAACCGCCGTAAGCTGCTGTGGTAAAGAGCCATGGTAGTGGAAAGACAAAATAGGGACTCCATTTTCTCAAGAGCGGTTCCTCCTTCCTACGCTTCGCGTCCACGTTCTCTTTCCTAGAACCGGGTCTAGGGTCTGGAAAGGGCGAGATCCCGTGCAGTTGCATCACGGGATGACATAATGAGGGGGTTCGAAGGTATATAGGGACTCCATTTTTGCGAACAAGAGCAGTTCCTCGTTCCGACTCATTGCTTCCATGTTCTTGGTTCTTACGCCGCGGAGAGGAACTGGTATTTACGATTGTGTAGGTAATTATGTAGGTCTTATTGTACAATATGCTTGTACAGGAGGTGGTTTTATGAAGTACATAGCGACTCGAGACCTGAGAAGCAATCCCTCAGCGGTCTGGGAAACGCTTGATGAGGGATCGGAGGTTATCGTTACGGTTAACGGGAAGCCTAAAGCAATAATGATAAGGGCAGACGAGGATCTCGAGTTTCTCATAAAGGCTATTTCCCGAGCAAAAGCTGAACTCGCGGTCGAAAGAATGCGGCTCCAGTCTTTGAATAGCGGTCTTGATAGTCTTTCTTCAGAGGAAATTGAGAGAGAGATATCTGAAAGCAGAAAAGCTGACAGATGAAGATAGTAGTAGATACAAACGTCCTTGTCGCGGCTCTATTGAATCCTTACGGAAGTCCCGCAGGTGTTCTCAATTGTATTCTCTCAAATCGTGTTCTTCCCTGTTTCGATGCAAGAATCATCGATGTATACGAGAGGGTTCTTCGAAGACCGAGATTTGGATTCAGGAGCGATGATATAAGGGGGCTTCTGGATTTCTTTGTCAGGGTCGGCTTTCTTGTGGCTCCCGAACCTGTCTCTTTGGAGCTTCCAGATCTATCGGATTTACCTTTTGTTGAAGTCTCTAGAGCCACTAACAGTCCGATCGTTACGGGGAATCCTAAACACTTTCCCGCTGATTTCGTAACTGTCCTGAGTCCTGCAGCGTTGCTTGAGATAATTCACAGAAGGGCGGGTAAATAGGGACCACGGTAAATAGCGATAAATAGGGACCTTATCATATAAAGGGTAAATAGGTAAGGTAAATAGGGACAGACTCCGTTTTCTCCGGCTCATTGCGCCCAGGTTTTTCGTTCCAGAGCTAGGAGCTTTGTTCTTGGTGGAGAACGATGCGCGGAAGAGCGGGAAGAGCCGGAACGAGAAGAGGAGAGAGGGCGAGACACGAGCAGCGGGTCTCGGGTTTCGGGTCTAGGGTCTAGAACGCGAAAAACGCGGTTTTTCGCGGTCTTTGCTCCTTTTCGTCATGCCGGACCTGATCCGGCATCTCCGCTCCTTCGAAAGAGTAAGAGCGAGATCCCGTATAGGAGCACTACGGGATGACATGAGGGGGAGCGTTTCAGGGCAGGCTCTCCTTTAACGTCATCCTGACGTGCTCCCAGTCAGGATCCCGGTCTTCCTCCCTCACGTCATGCCCGGTCTTCGCGAAAAACGGGGACAGACGTCAGGAGCCCGTCAGTCCCCATTTTCGCGGTCCTTCCTCCTTCCCGTCATGCCGGACTCACTTGAAGTCATTCTGAGCTTGACTCAGAATCACGGTTTTCTAAGGAGTGGATCCCGGGTCGGAGCCCGGGATGACAGGATAGAGGCGTTCTGGATGCTTAATGTCGAGGAACTGCTCCCAATGCTCTCACGAAGGACGGGTCCATGATCTTGGACGAACAACGAAGGACGTCTCTTCTAGGCGAGATCCCGTAAGAATACCAGTTGAATGCTTCCTGCTTCTCTCCGTACAACCTCGCATGGGTTACGACCCTTTCGTATCTCTCGTCCAGTATCGTTACTGTGAAAGCCTCTGCCTTCAACCACAACTCCCTCAAGGATAGTTCCGGTGCTGTCGAGTAGCTGTTCTTCTCAAAGGTGACTATCCCGTATTTGTTTGCCTTTACACTAAGCAGTTTCGAGATGAGAACGGTGTGGCAGGTAGTTCGTTCATCCTATCCCGCTCTTCTTCAAAGAGTTTCGAGATGAGAACATCTTTCTTGTAGTGGTTCCTCCTCCTGTCTTCGTCCGAGACTCTCAAGAGCTCTCTCTGGTGGCCAGCATTCAGATCGCAAAGAACAATCTCGTCAGCATAGGCGACTGGATAGAGGTTCCGAAATTTCAGGCCGACGGAGACGTTATAGACATTACACTTACGACGATCAGGATCCAAAACTGGGACAAGACAATAAGCCCAATTCCCTTCTACGCCTTAATCTCGGAATCCTTCAAGAACTGGAAGGGGATGTTTCAGGCCGGGAGAAGGCGGATCAAGAGATCGGTATTCATAGACAGCTCCTCGATTCGCTTTTTGGATGACGAGTTGTACGATAGACTCTACAGAGTCGAGATTCTCAGGCCTTATCTCGAAAGCAGGAAGAAAGAGATAGAGTAATTCAACAGGAAGAACGAGATAGATGTGAGCGAACCGGTCAATGGCAGAAGGATGACGAATATCGGGACCTTCAGGGCATATCTGACCGCATTTCTACGGGACCATCCCGGAACCAACAAAGACACGATAATCATGGTAAACTATGAATCATTACAGTCTGACATCTTCGATCATTTTTTTTGCCTCCATGCCCCACTTCGGGCTAAGGCTCTTCCAGAACCCGTCGGGGAGAGACGTGAGGGCACTCGGCGATCTCTTTGTGAGCGGCAAGATTTCCGTTCCGCGTCCTTCAATCGGCGGCTCCTCCACAATCAACAATTACGAGGATGGACCGCTTGATCATCAGCAGTAGCTGGTCCGGCAATCTTCTTACTCCGAGGAAAAGCTCTTCTCTATATTCCCCAGCAGCGAATCGGCCGAAAAGGCAAGAAGAGCGGCAGGAATTGCTCCTTCCAGTATGAAGGCGGGATTCTCCGACACAAGCCCCGCCGTTATGGGCGATCCAAGTCCGCCGGCTCCTATAGTGGCTCCGACGGTCGCCGTCCCGATATTTATAACAACAGATATCCTTACTCCCGACATAATTACCTTTAGCGCTAGAGGAAGCTCGATCTTGAAGAGAACCTGCCAGGAAGACATACCCATACCGTAAGCCGCTTCGCGAACTTCGGAGGGGATATTCTCTATGCCGGTTATCGTGTTCCTTAGGATAGGCAGAAGTCCATATAGGAGCAGAGCGGCAACCGTGGGCTTGAACCCGAATCCAAGAAGAGGAACAGCAAGGGCAAGCACCGCAACGGGCGGAAAGGTCTGTCCGAGAGAGCTGAGATTGGAGACGAGTGGCAGATACTGCCTTCCTAGCGGCCTCGTAACCAGAACGCCGATCGAAATACCTATTACAGTTGCAAGTCCGCTTGAGACAATCACCATCCACAGGTGTTCGCCAACCAGTTCCAGCAGGGTACCTCTGGGGTGAAGAACCTCCCTCTCTTCCGGAAAGAGCCATCTTAGAAAGCTCTCCCAGAGAGCCATGTTGGATATTAGCAGAATGAATGCCAAAAGGAATATCCCAAGGATTATCCAGGATATGACTCTACTCTTCTTCTCTGACACTCTTAGTCAACTCCTGAATTTTCGATAGACTTATCTGGCCTAGAAAACGGCCCGATCTCTCAACAACCGGCAGAGCCATAGTTCCGCTTTCAAGCATTCTCGAGAGCGCTTCCTTCATTGTGCTGTCGGGGCTCAAAATCTCTTCCTCCAGCATCTCAGTCAGAGCTTCTCTGAGCGGAAGCTCTCTACTGGAATGAGAAACATCTACCCATCCGATGAGTTTCTTACTATCGTCCAGTGCCCAGACGAATTCCTCTTTTGTGACACCCAGCTGCTCCCAGCCGCCGTTAATGTCTATCGTTTCGCTTTTCTCTATGTACTCAAGAACGGGAATTCTCGAGAGCCTCTTCAGAGCCCTGTCGGAGCCCATGAAATCATGAACGAACTTCTCTACCGGCCTTGCGAGAATCTCTTCGGGCGTGTCGAACTGGAGAATTCTTCCCCCTTTCATAACGGCAATTTTATCTGCCAGTCTTATCGCCTCGTCTATATCGTGAGTCACGAAGACAATTGTTTTGTGCAGTTCCTCCTGAATTCTGGCAAATTCATCCTGAAGCCTGACTCTCGTAAGAGGGTCGACTGCCCCGAAAGGTTCGTCCATGAGAATTATCGGCGGATCGGCGGCAAGGGCTCTCGCAACTCCCACTCTCTGGGCTTCGCCGCCCGACAACTCTTTGGGAAGCTTATTTGCGTAGGACTTCGGCTCCAGTCCGACCAGCTGCAGCAATTCTTCCACCCGAACGTCGATCTTCGATCTCTCCCACTTCAGTAGTTTGGGCACGGTGGCGATGTTGTCCTTAACCGTCATGTGGGGAAAGAGTCCCACATTCTGGATGACGTAGCCTATTCCTCTCCTGAGCTGCCTGATATCCATCTCAGTTACATCGCTGCCGTCTATCAGAATCCTTCCGGCAGTAGGTCTGATTATTCGGTTTATCATCTTGAGTGTCGTTGTCTTCCCGCATCCAGACGGCCCGATAAGAACGGTAAGTTCTCTCGAAGGAATCTCGAACGTAATATCCTTTACGGCTACGGTCTCTTCATCGTATTCCTTTGTAACTTTCTCGAATCTAATCATCGGCTCCCTCCGAAACAAGACCTCTGGGCGTAAGAACAGCTATCAGCAACTGCATAAGAGAATCGACTATCAGCGCTAGAGCCACGATCGGCAACGCGCCTAGCAGTACTAGATCCATTGCGGCCTGACCAAGCCCCTGAAAGACGAAAACACCAAGACCCCCCGCACCAATGAGAGCTGCCATCGTTGTGTTGCCCACCGCCTGAACGGCCGCCGTTCTCACGCCTGCCAGAACTATCGGAAGTGAGATCGGAATCTCGACCTTCCCGAGAACCTGAAATCTGCTCATTCCCATGGCCCTTGCAGCCTCAACCGTATCGACCGGAATTACCTTCAGACTCGAATAAGTATTCCTGACTATCGGAAGCAACGAATAAAGAATCAAAGCTATCATTGCTGGAGCCCAACCCACACCCGTTATTCCTATCTCCCTCAGAAACGGCAGACTGCGAGAAAAATACGAAAGGGGAGCGATCAGCAGCCCAAAGAGAGCTATGCTGGGAATCGTCTGAATGAAATTCACCACCCCGAAAACCGGCTTCTCTATCTTGGGAGACCTGTTAGCCACTATTCCAAGAGGCACTCCGATTATCACTCCGGAGACTACGGCTCCACCGGCTATCATAAGATGCCTCACCGTCTCCTCTAGAAATCTATCGCTCCTGTTTGCGTACTCCTTCATGATCGCAAGCTCCTTGAGATGTCCTGAGACAAGCATTATGAGAAAGGAGGCAATAGGAATCAATACAAGAAACGCGGAGAGTACCTTCTTATCTTTAAGCCTTCTTCTGGCGGCGAACACGACTATGTAGCCGGCCAGAAGCAGAAGCCAAAGTCCTGT
This portion of the Mesotoga infera genome encodes:
- a CDS encoding AAA family ATPase, whose translation is MRVVLENIGPIKKADISAGDLTVLVGPQATGKSIFLQLFKFCVDHAGIVRELKKFGFDWKNELESFLPVYFGEGMQAIWNSQSCIGLNGRKFQIETHVKRSGGNGKGPKVFYIPAQRVLIISAGWPLPFTSFDATYPFVVKDFSEKIRRIMDSGLGKGGIPIFPRDGYFKKEIRDALQKSIMREGKLKLDVGLRKRIMLEVAGVSMPIMTWSAGQREFAPLLLGLFWLLPSAKVSKKQGVNWVIVEEPEASLHPLAIRDVFLTIVELLSRNYKVLLSTHSSGIIELVWAINEIVYHPEATADKKRKLLLDLFELKATANTNKLIKDLENKKLVVNYFRPTEAGVVTEDISSLDPGSDKKSVSEWGGLVEFTSKTNEIVAQLWR
- a CDS encoding type II toxin-antitoxin system Phd/YefM family antitoxin; this encodes MKYIATRDLRSNPSAVWETLDEGSEVIVTVNGKPKAIMIRADEDLEFLIKAISRAKAELAVERMRLQSLNSGLDSLSSEEIEREISESRKADR
- a CDS encoding PIN domain-containing protein, whose translation is MKIVVDTNVLVAALLNPYGSPAGVLNCILSNRVLPCFDARIIDVYERVLRRPRFGFRSDDIRGLLDFFVRVGFLVAPEPVSLELPDLSDLPFVEVSRATNSPIVTGNPKHFPADFVTVLSPAALLEIIHRRAGK
- a CDS encoding Mu transposase domain-containing protein, with protein sequence MSKLLSVKANKYGIVTFEKNSYSTAPELSLRELWLKAEAFTVTILDERYERVVTHARLYGEKQEAFNWYSYGISPRRDVLRCSSKIMDPSFVRALGAVPRH
- a CDS encoding mechanosensitive ion channel domain-containing protein, producing MASIQIAKNNLVSIGDWIEVPKFQADGDVIDITLTTIRIQNWDKTISPIPFYALISESFKNWKGMFQAGRRRIKRSVFIDSSSIRFLDDELYDRLYRVEILRPYLESRKKEIE
- a CDS encoding ABC transporter permease, giving the protein MSEKKSRVISWIILGIFLLAFILLISNMALWESFLRWLFPEEREVLHPRGTLLELVGEHLWMVIVSSGLATVIGISIGVLVTRPLGRQYLPLVSNLSSLGQTFPPVAVLALAVPLLGFGFKPTVAALLLYGLLPILRNTITGIENIPSEVREAAYGMGMSSWQVLFKIELPLALKVIMSGVRISVVINIGTATVGATIGAGGLGSPITAGLVSENPAFILEGAIPAALLAFSADSLLGNIEKSFSSE
- a CDS encoding ABC transporter ATP-binding protein; the encoded protein is MIRFEKVTKEYDEETVAVKDITFEIPSRELTVLIGPSGCGKTTTLKMINRIIRPTAGRILIDGSDVTEMDIRQLRRGIGYVIQNVGLFPHMTVKDNIATVPKLLKWERSKIDVRVEELLQLVGLEPKSYANKLPKELSGGEAQRVGVARALAADPPIILMDEPFGAVDPLTRVRLQDEFARIQEELHKTIVFVTHDIDEAIRLADKIAVMKGGRILQFDTPEEILARPVEKFVHDFMGSDRALKRLSRIPVLEYIEKSETIDINGGWEQLGVTKEEFVWALDDSKKLIGWVDVSHSSRELPLREALTEMLEEEILSPDSTMKEALSRMLESGTMALPVVERSGRFLGQISLSKIQELTKSVREEE
- a CDS encoding ABC transporter permease, coding for MAILGMAIMLFSLVIPGFLSVKETRISEALPVSLGSFSIVGLVSLAAASVAIFFLSYSKYAFLMGIVAGLVPVFGFFLAGSYALSIASATGPFARVSPYTGLWLLLLAGYIVVFAARRRLKDKKVLSAFLVLIPIASFLIMLVSGHLKELAIMKEYANRSDRFLEETVRHLMIAGGAVVSGVIIGVPLGIVANRSPKIEKPVFGVVNFIQTIPSIALFGLLIAPLSYFSRSLPFLREIGITGVGWAPAMIALILYSLLPIVRNTYSSLKVIPVDTVEAARAMGMSRFQVLGKVEIPISLPIVLAGVRTAAVQAVGNTTMAALIGAGGLGVFVFQGLGQAAMDLVLLGALPIVALALIVDSLMQLLIAVLTPRGLVSEGADD